The following coding sequences are from one Catenulispora sp. GP43 window:
- a CDS encoding DUF1330 domain-containing protein yields MPAYSITEVETIDREAAREYVRLARAAVGHFGGRYLVLAASPTAAEGEWSGNRRLVVIEFADMATLRTWYDSVEYAPARALASKALRRRLLFVEGYDAQQQTGE; encoded by the coding sequence ATGCCCGCATACAGCATCACAGAGGTCGAAACCATCGACCGGGAGGCGGCGAGGGAATACGTCCGGCTGGCGCGCGCGGCTGTCGGCCACTTCGGCGGCCGCTATCTCGTCCTGGCCGCGTCGCCGACCGCCGCGGAGGGGGAGTGGTCCGGCAACCGGAGGCTTGTCGTCATCGAGTTCGCCGATATGGCCACGCTCAGAACCTGGTACGACTCTGTGGAATACGCCCCGGCCCGTGCCCTGGCGAGCAAGGCTCTGCGCCGCCGATTGCTGTTCGTCGAAGGCTACGACGCTCAGCAGCAAACCGGCGAGTAG
- a CDS encoding NAD(P)H-binding protein, which translates to MIVITTPTGQIGRQVLADVLDGADAQPVRVIVRDPARLPEQVRRRVEVVEGSHGDAAVLDRAFKDADAVFWLVPPDDEAASVEEAYVGFARPAVAAFERHGVRRVVGVSALGRGTDVADKAGHVTATLAMDDLIAGSGVAYRALTMPSFMDNLLWQASPIKNSGMFFGPIDADRGLPSVATRDIAATAARLLLDETWDGVAEQPLLGPEDLSYNDMARIISEVLGTPVRYQRIPFETFTANLAGRGMSQAMAQAMTDMMSAKNAGLDNAAIRTPLTSTPTSFRQWCQDTLKPAVQAQ; encoded by the coding sequence ATGATCGTCATCACCACACCGACCGGCCAGATCGGCCGCCAGGTCCTGGCCGACGTCCTCGACGGAGCCGATGCCCAGCCGGTACGCGTCATCGTGCGCGATCCGGCCCGGCTGCCCGAGCAGGTACGTCGGCGCGTCGAGGTCGTCGAAGGCTCACACGGCGACGCCGCGGTGCTCGACCGGGCGTTCAAGGACGCCGACGCGGTGTTCTGGCTGGTGCCGCCGGACGATGAGGCTGCCAGCGTCGAGGAGGCCTACGTCGGTTTCGCTCGCCCCGCCGTGGCGGCGTTCGAACGCCACGGGGTGCGCCGCGTCGTCGGTGTCTCGGCCCTTGGCCGCGGTACAGACGTCGCCGACAAGGCCGGCCACGTCACCGCGACCCTGGCGATGGACGATCTGATCGCGGGCAGCGGCGTCGCCTACCGCGCTCTGACGATGCCCTCGTTCATGGACAACCTGCTGTGGCAGGCCTCCCCGATCAAGAACAGCGGCATGTTCTTCGGACCGATCGACGCCGACCGCGGACTCCCGTCGGTCGCCACCCGTGACATCGCCGCGACCGCAGCCCGGTTGTTACTCGATGAGACATGGGACGGGGTGGCCGAGCAGCCGCTGCTCGGCCCCGAGGACCTGTCCTACAACGACATGGCGCGGATCATCTCCGAGGTGCTGGGCACCCCGGTGCGCTACCAGCGGATCCCGTTCGAGACGTTCACCGCGAACCTCGCCGGACGCGGCATGAGCCAAGCGATGGCCCAGGCCATGACGGACATGATGTCCGCCAAGAACGCGGGGCTCGACAACGCCGCGATCCGCACACCGCTGACCAGCACGCCGACGAGCTTCCGCCAGTGGTGCCAGGACACACTCAAGCCGGCCGTTCAGGCTCAGTAG
- a CDS encoding SMP-30/gluconolactonase/LRE family protein gives MAAAVAATAVSVIVSGSAMASSPPVSSVRIADHFNLAAGQMPENITLDRGGAVDLSFSAARQIARIGRDGKVSVLATLPGPADGGVNTPVLHFALSTGLVRTEDGTFYVLEATGTDDLTGLWRVRPGDTPERIAALPGNGLPNGLARDETTGDFYVTDSVLGVIWRIPAVGGPATVWASGPELASTGFLGANGLKVHNGAVWASNLDKGTIVRYPIGDRGRAGTPQIAATGLGGIDDFEFIGHDDRLLATLNPSNEVALVRPDGSHTIVLTAQDGLSNPTSVAVRGNTFYVASAAYVTQKDPNLLTGRINPRH, from the coding sequence GTGGCCGCCGCGGTTGCCGCGACCGCCGTGTCGGTCATCGTCTCCGGTTCGGCGATGGCCTCTAGTCCGCCGGTGTCCTCGGTGCGCATCGCCGACCACTTCAACCTGGCCGCCGGCCAGATGCCGGAGAACATCACCCTGGACCGCGGCGGCGCGGTGGACCTGTCGTTCTCCGCCGCCCGGCAGATCGCCCGGATCGGCCGGGACGGAAAGGTCAGTGTCCTGGCCACGCTCCCCGGACCGGCCGACGGTGGCGTCAACACCCCGGTCCTGCACTTCGCCCTGTCCACCGGACTGGTCCGCACCGAGGACGGCACGTTCTACGTCCTGGAGGCTACCGGCACCGACGACCTGACGGGCCTTTGGCGGGTCCGACCCGGAGACACCCCGGAGCGGATCGCGGCCCTGCCCGGCAATGGGCTTCCCAACGGGCTGGCCAGGGACGAGACCACCGGCGACTTCTACGTCACCGACTCGGTCCTCGGCGTCATCTGGCGCATTCCGGCTGTCGGCGGCCCGGCAACAGTCTGGGCGTCCGGACCGGAGCTGGCGTCCACGGGCTTCCTCGGCGCCAACGGCCTGAAAGTCCACAACGGCGCGGTCTGGGCCTCCAACCTGGACAAGGGCACCATCGTCCGCTACCCGATCGGTGACCGCGGCCGCGCCGGCACCCCCCAGATCGCCGCCACCGGCCTCGGCGGAATCGATGACTTCGAGTTCATCGGTCACGACGACCGCCTGCTCGCCACCCTCAACCCGTCCAACGAAGTAGCGCTGGTGCGACCGGACGGCTCCCACACCATCGTGCTGACCGCCCAGGACGGCCTGTCGAACCCGACGTCGGTCGCCGTGCGCGGCAACACCTTCTACGTCGCTTCCGCCGCCTACGTCACCCAGAAGGACCCCAACCTCCTCACCGGCCGGATCAACCCGCGCCACTAA
- a CDS encoding DUF402 domain-containing protein, translating to MNAAEVLFSARKYDGSLHWHCTMFRLGEDDHGVWLGMPAGTVHSKGDEGPVYDSKEARVKLIPRYAWWTALFLDAPQRLDAYCDVTTPSQWPNPGEVTMIDLDLDVCRVRDGGDIFVDDEDEFADHQVRYSYPPDVIAQAAASADWLQTALRTCAEPFSSHFRFWLDKVS from the coding sequence ATGAACGCCGCCGAGGTTCTCTTCTCCGCCCGCAAGTACGACGGCAGCCTGCATTGGCATTGCACCATGTTCCGGCTCGGGGAGGACGACCACGGCGTCTGGCTCGGCATGCCGGCCGGCACCGTCCACAGCAAGGGTGACGAGGGACCCGTCTATGACTCGAAAGAAGCCAGGGTCAAGCTCATCCCCCGCTATGCGTGGTGGACCGCGCTATTCCTGGACGCGCCCCAGCGGTTGGACGCTTACTGCGACGTCACCACGCCATCCCAGTGGCCGAACCCCGGCGAGGTCACCATGATCGACCTTGACCTCGACGTCTGCCGTGTCCGCGATGGGGGCGATATCTTCGTCGACGACGAGGACGAGTTCGCTGACCACCAGGTCCGATACTCCTATCCGCCCGACGTCATCGCGCAGGCCGCCGCGTCAGCCGACTGGCTCCAGACCGCGTTGCGTACCTGCGCGGAACCCTTCAGCAGCCACTTCCGCTTCTGGCTCGACAAGGTCAGTTGA
- a CDS encoding alpha/beta hydrolase, translated as MPATDTPTTLSEAQAQQILERFADGFSFQRRSPILHTPGDYGLDYERVSFPSHDGVPLEGWYIPAPGSDKLIIANHPMGFNRAGLPAHLEPWHTEWAASGNGFEVDFVPDYRILHDAGYHVLAYDLRNHGHSGGANGGITSSGIYEARDVVGSLAFARVRPETRDLTIGLFSRCMGASSTFAAMTQFPHAFDGVRALVAPQPVTARTIVQRRLGMLGLADRIDEFEQKIIRRTSMGFAERDAPSWAKSVRVPTFLYQVRDDVLTEPSDVQTMFDNIPVADKRLTWIEGTTARFDGYLEFQRRPAPMLDWFDKHMA; from the coding sequence ATGCCCGCCACCGATACTCCGACCACGCTCTCCGAGGCCCAGGCCCAGCAGATCCTGGAAAGGTTCGCCGACGGCTTCAGCTTCCAGCGTCGCTCGCCGATCTTGCACACGCCCGGCGACTACGGACTCGACTACGAGCGCGTCAGCTTCCCGTCCCACGACGGAGTCCCGCTCGAAGGCTGGTACATCCCAGCCCCGGGCTCGGACAAGCTGATCATCGCGAACCATCCGATGGGCTTCAACCGCGCCGGCCTCCCCGCGCACCTGGAGCCGTGGCACACCGAGTGGGCCGCCAGCGGCAACGGGTTCGAGGTCGACTTTGTGCCCGACTACCGGATCCTGCACGACGCCGGCTACCACGTGCTCGCCTACGACCTGCGCAATCACGGCCACAGCGGCGGCGCGAACGGCGGGATCACCTCCAGCGGCATCTACGAGGCGCGCGACGTCGTCGGCTCGCTCGCTTTTGCCCGGGTCCGCCCCGAGACCCGCGACCTGACGATCGGCCTGTTCAGCCGATGCATGGGCGCGAGCTCCACGTTCGCGGCCATGACGCAGTTCCCGCACGCGTTCGACGGCGTGCGGGCGCTCGTCGCGCCGCAGCCGGTGACGGCCCGCACCATCGTGCAACGCCGCCTCGGTATGCTCGGGCTCGCCGACCGCATCGACGAGTTCGAGCAGAAGATCATCCGGCGGACCAGCATGGGCTTCGCCGAACGCGACGCGCCGAGCTGGGCGAAGAGCGTGCGCGTACCGACATTCCTCTATCAGGTGCGCGACGACGTACTCACAGAGCCCAGCGACGTCCAGACGATGTTCGACAACATCCCCGTCGCAGACAAGAGGCTCACCTGGATCGAGGGCACCACGGCCAGGTTCGACGGATACCTGGAGTTCCAGCGTCGCCCGGCTCCGATGCTCGACTGGTTCGACAAGCACATGGCATAG
- a CDS encoding limonene-1,2-epoxide hydrolase family protein: MDTLGSGRRPLIHLGEPARTEAHACLEAGAGHEKIIITVCGVSQRTVNINHRRSPMESPIEVVRRFCAAWSDNTGAAELAAFFTEDATYHNIPLAPITGRQAIADSIASFIRPGPPGIEQIEFNVVNIAADGPIVMTERVDVFRLSDKSFELPVMGTFEVVDGKIAAWRDYFDMNQFTSRMG; this comes from the coding sequence ATGGACACCCTGGGTAGCGGTCGCCGGCCCCTCATCCATTTAGGTGAGCCCGCCCGCACAGAGGCGCACGCCTGCCTCGAAGCGGGCGCCGGGCACGAAAAGATCATCATCACCGTCTGCGGGGTATCACAGCGCACTGTCAACATCAACCACAGGAGGAGCCCGATGGAGAGCCCGATCGAGGTAGTGCGCAGGTTCTGCGCAGCGTGGTCGGACAACACCGGGGCCGCCGAGCTGGCGGCTTTCTTCACCGAGGATGCCACTTACCACAACATTCCACTGGCGCCGATCACCGGCCGACAGGCCATCGCCGACTCCATCGCCTCGTTCATCCGCCCCGGCCCACCCGGCATCGAGCAGATCGAGTTCAACGTCGTCAACATCGCGGCCGACGGACCGATCGTGATGACGGAGCGGGTGGACGTCTTCAGGCTCTCCGACAAATCGTTCGAACTGCCGGTCATGGGGACCTTCGAGGTGGTCGACGGCAAGATCGCAGCCTGGCGCGACTACTTCGACATGAACCAGTTCACCAGCCGGATGGGATAA
- a CDS encoding alpha/beta fold hydrolase, with amino-acid sequence MAGKASIVFAHGLWADGSCFAKLIPTLQAEGHEVLASQHGLDSLEGDVACVTRAINHVPGPVVLVGHSYGGTLITKAGTHDRVGALVYICALAPDEDETSQQQQDKYGPTPIFEHIEVADNRVWLKESGIGYFCGDLPPEEQKLVLATGAVPIADIFDQQVPGTAWRTKPSWYIVGDQDQTVNPDLERAAAERMKAKTVSLDSSHVAMLSQPKAVLDVIRDAASSLG; translated from the coding sequence ATGGCCGGCAAGGCTAGCATCGTGTTCGCTCACGGTCTGTGGGCCGACGGCTCGTGCTTCGCCAAGCTCATCCCCACGCTCCAGGCCGAGGGCCACGAAGTCCTCGCCTCGCAGCACGGGCTCGACTCACTCGAAGGCGACGTCGCATGCGTCACCCGCGCCATCAACCACGTGCCCGGCCCCGTCGTGCTCGTGGGTCACTCCTACGGTGGCACGCTGATCACCAAGGCCGGCACGCACGACCGCGTCGGCGCCCTGGTCTACATCTGTGCCCTCGCCCCCGACGAGGACGAGACCTCGCAGCAGCAACAGGACAAGTACGGGCCCACGCCGATCTTCGAGCACATCGAGGTCGCCGACAACCGCGTCTGGCTCAAGGAGTCGGGTATCGGCTACTTCTGCGGCGACCTGCCGCCGGAGGAGCAGAAGCTCGTCCTGGCGACCGGCGCCGTGCCGATCGCAGACATCTTCGACCAGCAGGTGCCCGGCACCGCGTGGCGCACGAAGCCGAGCTGGTACATCGTGGGCGACCAGGACCAGACCGTGAACCCGGACCTGGAGCGCGCCGCCGCCGAACGCATGAAGGCCAAGACCGTCAGCCTCGACAGCAGCCACGTCGCGATGCTTTCGCAGCCCAAGGCTGTACTCGACGTCATCCGCGACGCTGCCAGCTCGTTGGGCTAG